The genomic interval GGGTTCCGGTAAAAAAAGTTTTCTCTTAAAGACATACAGTGAATCGGTCGAGACCAAGTTGCTGTGTCGGCTAAAACAGGATTTCGATAAATACAGTTGCAAATAAGGTTTTATTATACATTTCAGAATAATGAACAGTAcctaaaatgaagaaaattatcaTTTTGACAGAAATTTGTGTATGTAAAGGAAACGAAACGACTGCATCGCCTCATATCTTTTAAATAATTGTGATTAAAATACTATAGcttcaaaatacaaattttatgcTTGTATGATAAACATGAACTTACCAAATATCGGGCCTGTTGTAGAGGATAATACACCTGACATTGTAAAAAGTAGTCCTGATCCTACTGGAATAAATTCTCGAGGTACTGCTTTTAACACAAGAATAAATTGTGCCGAAACCACTCCGCCAATTGCAACGCCAGACAGACAGGTTCCTAACACGTACAATATATAGCTCTGTCCTTTATACAGTAATAACTGCCCGACACAACCAGATATAGTGGAAATTATCGGGTAAATAAAGGAATTGAATCCACGCTTTTGTTTAAGCACACCCGGTAAAAGTCTTGATACAACGTTAGCGatgttaaaaatgacaaatgtaaaAAGTCCCCGAGATTTACTGAAACCTTTCCATCTACAAATATCAAGAATCATCCCCGTATATCCATTTATGCCAGCTGCTGAAATAGCGCATGCAAAAAGTAATAAAAGGTAGGTTGTGTTCACCATTTCTCTCAATGTTTGAACACCGTTTATGATAAAATTTCCTTTGTGTCTTATTGTTGGGGATGGTGCCTCATTTTTTGTGTTTGTCTTAATTTTAGAATTCCTCGAAGACAATTCAAAATCTTTAAGTGTGCTCCGATTCATCCAACATAATATGAACAATGGAAACGTGTTACTGTAAACAGCTCCAAGGATTAAAAACGTCCCACTAAGCTCAAACAATGTCATCAACCAATTTATAAAATACGGGTAGACCAATCCAGATAACGAGGAGGAAGCATTCAGCACAGCTAAAAGCAAAACTCTCTTCTTGCCTGTAAAAATTCTaccaactatcacaacagcactGATATGTCCCATTGAAATTCCAACCCCTGAAATAagattaaatatttctgtttcgtaatataaaaaaatacagtctAAGAAAAGATCTTTTTGAAGCATAGGACGCAACTAAgcaaatagcagactcggtatgactgaatatgttcatgagaggtaacgaaaaTTCAACACCTCTCGCGTTTAAGATGAATTCTATTATAGTACAAATGAATGTTTCCATGAACCAAAAGAGCCAGATGATATAACAACATGGGGGATCTTTTTTTTCGCTTCCACACGGTAGTCAA from Mercenaria mercenaria strain notata chromosome 2, MADL_Memer_1, whole genome shotgun sequence carries:
- the LOC123564709 gene encoding monocarboxylate transporter 12-like isoform X3, with amino-acid sequence MAIRVNRGLMFVFCFLNNFMVFGVVSGALISKLGLPWVTLLSCILVPLGFGVSFFATRIEHLYISIGIVSGVGISMGHISAVVIVGRIFTGKKRVLLLAVLNASSSLSGLVYPYFINWLMTLFELSGTFLILGAVYSNTFPLFILCWMNRSTLKDFELSSRNSKIKTNTKNEAPSPTIRHKGNFIINGVQTLREMVNTTYLLLLFACAISAAGINGYTGMILDICRWKGFSKSRGLFTFVIFNIANVVSRLLPGVLKQKRGFNSFIYPIISTISGCVGQLLLYKGQSYILYVLGTCLSGVAIGGVVSAQFILVLKAVPREFIPVGSGLLFTMSGVLSSTTGPIFGSLRDNFGTYGSVLLTVSVVEAIAAIFFVLALVYRRIDNAKKQSEDTTENSIEIIVTHL
- the LOC123564709 gene encoding monocarboxylate transporter 12-like isoform X1, giving the protein MAIRVNRGLMFVFCFLNNFMVFGIVFAFGAFFVELLDKFQKDRATTATLQSLLVGVTLSFGVVSGALISKLGLPWVTLLSCILVPLGFGVSFFATRIEHLYISIGIVSGVGISMGHISAVVIVGRIFTGKKRVLLLAVLNASSSLSGLVYPYFINWLMTLFELSGTFLILGAVYSNTFPLFILCWMNRSTLKDFELSSRNSKIKTNTKNEAPSPTIRHKGNFIINGVQTLREMVNTTYLLLLFACAISAAGINGYTGMILDICRWKGFSKSRGLFTFVIFNIANVVSRLLPGVLKQKRGFNSFIYPIISTISGCVGQLLLYKGQSYILYVLGTCLSGVAIGGVVSAQFILVLKAVPREFIPVGSGLLFTMSGVLSSTTGPIFGSLRDNFGTYGSVLLTVSVVEAIAAIFFVLALVYRRIDNAKKQSEDTTENSIEIIVTHL
- the LOC123564709 gene encoding monocarboxylate transporter 12-like isoform X2, producing MFVFCFLNNFMVFGIVFAFGAFFVELLDKFQKDRATTATLQSLLVGVTLSFGVVSGALISKLGLPWVTLLSCILVPLGFGVSFFATRIEHLYISIGIVSGVGISMGHISAVVIVGRIFTGKKRVLLLAVLNASSSLSGLVYPYFINWLMTLFELSGTFLILGAVYSNTFPLFILCWMNRSTLKDFELSSRNSKIKTNTKNEAPSPTIRHKGNFIINGVQTLREMVNTTYLLLLFACAISAAGINGYTGMILDICRWKGFSKSRGLFTFVIFNIANVVSRLLPGVLKQKRGFNSFIYPIISTISGCVGQLLLYKGQSYILYVLGTCLSGVAIGGVVSAQFILVLKAVPREFIPVGSGLLFTMSGVLSSTTGPIFGSLRDNFGTYGSVLLTVSVVEAIAAIFFVLALVYRRIDNAKKQSEDTTENSIEIIVTHL